One window of the Parasphingopyxis algicola genome contains the following:
- a CDS encoding carboxyl transferase domain-containing protein, which produces MSAPTLDTKIDTNGEAFRANSAHNRELVDALRADVAKAALGGSEKRRERHVSRGKLLPRDRVERLLDPGSPFLEIGQLAACDMYGGEVPGAGMIAGIGRVSGRQCMILCNDATVKGGTYYPMTVKKHLRAQEIAEQNRLPCIYLVDSGGANLPHQAEVFPDRDHFGRIFFNQANMSALGIPQIACVMGSCTAGGAYVPAMSDETVIVREQGTIFLAGPPLVKAATGEEISAEDLGGGDLHGRKSGVVDHVAENDEHALTIVRDIVSTLNAPHDPGVKLVEPRAPKFDAEELYGIVPDDVRAPYDVHEIIARIVDGSEFHEFKALYGSTLVCGFAHIWGMPVAILANNGVLFSESAQKGAHFIELACQRRIPLLFLQNISGFMVGGKYEAEGIAKHGAKLVTAVATATVPKITLLIGGSFGAGNYGMAGRAYSPRFLFTWPNSRISVMGGEQAASVLATVHRDADKWSEEETEAFKAPIRQTYEDEGNPWHATARLWDDGIIDPAQTRDVLGLAFSATLEAPIAERPAFGVFRM; this is translated from the coding sequence TTGAGCGCACCGACACTCGATACGAAGATCGACACCAACGGCGAGGCGTTCCGCGCCAACAGCGCGCATAACCGCGAACTCGTCGACGCGCTGCGCGCCGATGTCGCGAAGGCGGCGCTGGGCGGGTCCGAGAAGCGGCGCGAGCGGCATGTCTCGCGCGGCAAGCTGCTTCCGCGCGATCGCGTCGAGCGGCTGCTCGATCCGGGTTCGCCTTTTCTCGAGATCGGCCAGTTGGCCGCCTGCGACATGTATGGCGGCGAGGTGCCCGGCGCCGGGATGATCGCGGGGATCGGCCGGGTTTCGGGTCGCCAGTGCATGATCCTTTGTAACGATGCGACGGTGAAGGGCGGCACTTACTACCCGATGACGGTGAAGAAGCATCTGCGCGCGCAGGAGATTGCCGAGCAGAACCGGCTGCCGTGCATCTATCTCGTCGATAGCGGCGGCGCGAACCTGCCGCACCAGGCCGAGGTGTTTCCCGACCGCGACCATTTCGGGCGCATCTTCTTCAATCAGGCCAACATGTCCGCGCTCGGCATCCCGCAGATCGCCTGCGTCATGGGCAGCTGCACGGCGGGCGGGGCGTATGTCCCGGCGATGTCCGACGAAACGGTGATCGTCCGCGAGCAGGGCACGATCTTCCTCGCGGGCCCGCCACTCGTCAAAGCGGCAACGGGCGAGGAGATCAGCGCGGAGGATCTGGGCGGCGGCGATCTCCATGGCCGCAAATCGGGCGTCGTCGATCATGTCGCCGAGAATGACGAACATGCGCTGACCATCGTTCGCGATATCGTCTCGACCCTGAACGCGCCGCACGATCCGGGCGTGAAGCTGGTCGAACCGCGCGCTCCCAAATTCGATGCGGAGGAACTGTACGGCATCGTCCCCGACGATGTTCGCGCGCCCTATGACGTCCACGAGATCATCGCGCGGATCGTCGACGGTAGCGAGTTTCACGAGTTCAAGGCGCTGTACGGTTCGACGCTGGTCTGCGGCTTTGCGCATATCTGGGGGATGCCCGTCGCGATCCTCGCCAATAACGGCGTGCTGTTCAGCGAGAGCGCGCAAAAGGGCGCGCATTTCATCGAGCTCGCCTGCCAGCGCCGCATCCCGCTGCTGTTCTTGCAGAATATCTCGGGCTTCATGGTCGGCGGGAAATACGAGGCCGAGGGCATCGCCAAGCATGGCGCGAAGCTGGTGACGGCGGTCGCCACCGCGACCGTCCCCAAAATCACGCTGCTGATCGGCGGCAGCTTCGGCGCGGGCAATTACGGCATGGCGGGGCGCGCCTATAGCCCGCGTTTCCTCTTTACCTGGCCGAACAGCCGGATCAGCGTGATGGGCGGCGAACAGGCCGCCAGCGTCCTCGCCACCGTCCACCGCGATGCGGATAAATGGAGCGAGGAAGAGACCGAAGCCTTCAAGGCCCCGATCCGGCAAACCTACGAAGACGAAGGCAACCCCTGGCACGCGACGGCTAGGCTCTGGGACGACGGCATTATCGATCCGGCGCAGACACGCGACGTGCTGGGGCTGGCTTTCTCCGCTACGCTGGAAGCGCCGATTGCCGAGCGGCCCGCGTTCGGCGTGTTCAGGATGTGA
- a CDS encoding isovaleryl-CoA dehydrogenase: MSAPTLDFGLGETADMIRETTSRFAADKIGPLAKKIDAEDWFPAELWPQMGELGLHGITVEEEWGGLGLGYLDHCVAVEEVSRASASVGLSYGAHSNLCVNQIRRWGNDEQKARYLPKLISGEHVGSLAMSEAAAGSDVVGMKLKADAVQGGYILNGTKFWITNASHADTLVVYGKTGEGSGGITAFFIEKDMPGFSIGQKIDKVGMRGSPTAELVFNDCEVPDENVMGPVNGGIGVLMSGLDYERAVLAAIQLGIMQACLDVVLPYVRERKQFGQPIGSFQLMQAKVADMYVALNSARAYVYAVARACDAGQTTRFDAAGSILLASENAVQVALEAVQALGGAGYTKDWPVERYMRDAKLLDIGAGTNEIRRMLIGRELIGAAG, from the coding sequence ATGTCCGCCCCCACCCTCGATTTCGGCCTTGGCGAAACCGCCGACATGATCCGCGAGACGACGTCGCGCTTCGCCGCCGACAAGATCGGACCGCTCGCGAAGAAGATCGACGCGGAAGACTGGTTCCCGGCCGAGCTCTGGCCGCAAATGGGCGAGCTCGGCCTGCACGGGATTACGGTCGAGGAAGAGTGGGGCGGGCTCGGCCTCGGCTATCTCGACCATTGCGTCGCGGTCGAGGAAGTCAGCCGCGCGAGCGCCTCGGTCGGCCTCAGCTATGGCGCGCACTCGAATCTCTGCGTCAACCAGATCCGCCGCTGGGGCAATGACGAGCAGAAGGCCAGATATCTGCCCAAGCTGATCTCCGGCGAGCATGTCGGCAGCCTCGCCATGTCCGAAGCCGCGGCGGGCTCCGACGTCGTCGGCATGAAGCTGAAAGCGGACGCGGTGCAGGGCGGCTATATCCTCAACGGCACCAAATTCTGGATCACCAACGCGTCGCACGCCGATACGCTGGTCGTCTATGGCAAGACCGGCGAGGGATCGGGCGGGATCACGGCCTTCTTCATCGAGAAGGACATGCCGGGATTCTCGATCGGCCAGAAGATCGACAAGGTTGGGATGCGCGGGAGCCCCACGGCCGAGCTTGTCTTCAACGATTGCGAGGTACCCGACGAGAATGTGATGGGCCCGGTCAATGGCGGGATCGGCGTGCTGATGAGCGGCCTCGATTACGAGCGCGCGGTGCTCGCCGCGATCCAGCTCGGCATCATGCAGGCATGCCTGGACGTCGTGCTGCCCTATGTCCGCGAGCGCAAACAGTTCGGCCAGCCGATCGGCAGTTTCCAGCTGATGCAGGCCAAGGTCGCCGACATGTATGTCGCGCTGAATTCCGCGCGGGCCTATGTCTACGCCGTGGCGCGCGCTTGCGACGCCGGGCAGACGACGCGTTTCGATGCAGCCGGCTCGATCCTGCTCGCGAGCGAAAACGCCGTGCAGGTCGCGCTCGAAGCCGTGCAGGCGCTGGGCGGCGCGGGCTATACCAAGGACTGGCCCGTCGAACGCTACATGCGCGACGCGAAGCTGCTCGATATCGGCGCCGGCACCAACGAAATCCGCCGCATGCTGATCGGACGCGAACTGATCGGGGCGGCGGGTTGA
- the fsa gene encoding fructose-6-phosphate aldolase, which yields MKFFADTADTDAIRELAATGLVDGVTTNPSLIHKAGRDIMEVTKEICGIVDGPVSAEVVATEHEAMMQEAEVLRKIADNIAIKVPLTVDGLKTCKALTSDGTMVNVTLCFTANQALLAAKAGASFISPFVGRHDDIGYDGMNLISDIRIIYDNYDFETEILVASVRHPIHILEAAKMGADVSTMPPDVILKLFNHPLTDKGLAAFLADWEKTGQSIG from the coding sequence ATGAAATTCTTCGCCGACACCGCCGATACCGACGCCATCCGCGAACTCGCCGCCACCGGCCTCGTCGACGGCGTGACGACCAACCCGTCGCTGATCCACAAAGCTGGCCGGGACATCATGGAGGTCACCAAGGAGATTTGCGGGATCGTCGACGGGCCGGTCTCGGCCGAGGTCGTCGCGACCGAGCATGAGGCGATGATGCAGGAGGCCGAAGTCCTGCGGAAGATCGCCGACAATATCGCGATCAAGGTGCCGCTGACCGTCGACGGGCTCAAGACCTGCAAGGCGCTTACGAGCGACGGCACGATGGTCAACGTCACGCTGTGCTTCACGGCCAACCAGGCGTTGCTCGCGGCCAAGGCGGGCGCGAGCTTCATCTCGCCGTTCGTCGGCCGGCATGACGATATCGGCTATGACGGGATGAACCTCATTTCCGATATCCGGATCATCTATGACAATTACGATTTCGAGACCGAAATCCTCGTCGCCTCGGTCCGCCACCCGATCCATATCCTTGAGGCCGCGAAGATGGGCGCGGACGTATCGACCATGCCGCCCGACGTGATCCTGAAGCTCTTCAACCATCCGCTGACCGACAAGGGCCTCGCGGCGTTTTTGGCGGACTGGGAAAAGACCGGGCAGAGCATCGGCTGA
- a CDS encoding primosomal protein N' encodes MTRVRVLILNAALGPLDYRVPGGMAAPPGSIVKVPLGPRQVTGVVWDDGRLEGAPVAAEKLRPILGVYDAPPIPETLRRLIEWTADYYLAPLASVLRMSLASTSGYSGEKTITEYRASGGMPERMTPKREQALELIGDSQGIIRELSEIGEVSVGVIRGLVKAGALEPVEVSLDAPFPLPDPDFGPPELEEGQQQASARLVEAVEARAFAPIMLDGVTGSGKTEVYFEAIAEALRMGRQTLVLLPEIALTEPFLTRFTARFGCEPVAWHSGLRQSERRRAWRAIATGEAKVTVGARSSLFLPYPKLGLIIVDEAHESAFKQEEGVMYHARDVAVMRGHFESFPIVLASATPAIETKQMVEIGRYESVTLPGRYGAAELPELAAIDMLQDPPPRGSWLAPTLVRAVEETLARKEQSLLFLNRRGYAPLTLCRTCGHRFQCPNCTAWMVEHRLLARLACHHCGHVMPPPDECPECGAEDSLVACGPGVERIADEVAALFPEAKTAIVTSDTLWSPAKAAEFVHRMEAGDIDIVIGTQLVTKGYHFPNLTLVGVVDADLGLQGGDLRAAERTFQQIMQVSGRAGRGDKPGRVFIQTHEPTAPVIEALVSGDAESFYETETEARRFAGAPPFGRYAGIVISSEDEKEAFETARVIGQTAPKVEGMMVLGPAPAPLAMLRGRHRQRLLVHARRALDVQSVIRDWLGERDWPKGVRVTVDVDPYSFL; translated from the coding sequence GTGACCCGCGTCCGCGTCCTGATCCTCAACGCCGCGCTCGGCCCGCTCGACTATCGGGTGCCGGGCGGCATGGCCGCGCCGCCGGGCAGCATCGTCAAAGTGCCGCTCGGGCCGCGCCAGGTGACGGGCGTGGTCTGGGACGATGGGCGGCTGGAGGGCGCGCCGGTCGCGGCGGAGAAGCTGCGGCCGATCCTCGGCGTCTATGACGCACCGCCGATTCCCGAAACGCTGCGCCGGCTGATCGAATGGACGGCCGACTATTATCTTGCGCCCCTCGCCTCCGTGCTCCGCATGAGCCTTGCGTCCACCAGCGGCTATTCGGGCGAGAAGACGATCACCGAATACCGCGCCTCGGGCGGAATGCCCGAGCGGATGACGCCGAAGCGCGAACAGGCGCTCGAGCTGATCGGCGACAGCCAAGGCATCATCCGCGAGCTTTCCGAGATCGGCGAGGTGTCGGTCGGCGTGATTCGGGGGCTGGTGAAGGCGGGCGCGCTCGAACCGGTCGAGGTCTCGCTCGACGCGCCCTTCCCGCTCCCCGATCCCGATTTCGGCCCGCCCGAGCTCGAGGAGGGCCAGCAACAGGCCAGCGCGCGGCTCGTCGAAGCGGTCGAGGCGCGCGCGTTCGCGCCGATCATGCTCGACGGCGTCACGGGATCGGGCAAGACCGAGGTCTATTTCGAAGCCATCGCCGAAGCCTTGCGCATGGGGCGGCAGACGCTCGTGCTGCTCCCCGAGATCGCGCTGACCGAGCCGTTCCTGACCCGCTTTACCGCGCGCTTCGGCTGCGAGCCCGTCGCCTGGCATTCGGGGCTGCGCCAGTCCGAACGCCGCCGGGCCTGGCGCGCCATCGCGACCGGCGAGGCGAAGGTGACGGTCGGCGCGCGCTCCTCGCTCTTTCTCCCCTATCCCAAGCTCGGGCTGATCATCGTCGACGAAGCGCATGAAAGCGCCTTCAAGCAGGAGGAAGGCGTCATGTACCATGCCCGCGACGTCGCGGTGATGCGTGGGCATTTCGAGAGCTTCCCGATCGTCCTCGCCTCGGCGACGCCGGCGATCGAGACCAAGCAGATGGTCGAGATCGGCCGCTATGAAAGCGTCACCCTGCCCGGCCGCTACGGGGCGGCGGAACTGCCCGAGCTTGCCGCGATCGACATGCTGCAGGACCCGCCGCCGCGCGGCTCCTGGCTCGCGCCGACGCTCGTCCGCGCGGTCGAGGAGACGCTGGCCCGCAAGGAACAGTCGCTGCTTTTTCTGAATCGCCGCGGCTATGCGCCGCTCACATTGTGCCGCACCTGCGGCCATCGCTTCCAATGCCCGAACTGCACGGCCTGGATGGTCGAGCACCGGCTGCTTGCCCGCCTCGCCTGCCATCATTGCGGCCATGTCATGCCGCCGCCCGACGAATGCCCGGAATGCGGCGCAGAGGACAGCCTCGTTGCCTGCGGCCCGGGCGTCGAGCGGATCGCCGACGAGGTCGCCGCGCTGTTTCCCGAGGCGAAGACCGCGATCGTCACCTCCGACACGCTCTGGTCGCCGGCCAAGGCCGCCGAGTTCGTCCACCGGATGGAGGCCGGCGATATCGATATCGTCATCGGCACGCAGCTGGTGACGAAAGGCTATCATTTTCCGAACCTGACTCTGGTCGGCGTCGTCGATGCCGATCTCGGGTTGCAGGGCGGCGACCTGCGCGCGGCCGAACGCACCTTTCAGCAGATCATGCAGGTTTCGGGGCGCGCCGGGCGCGGCGACAAGCCGGGCCGCGTCTTCATCCAGACCCACGAGCCGACCGCGCCGGTCATCGAGGCGCTGGTGTCGGGCGACGCGGAGAGCTTCTACGAAACCGAGACCGAGGCCCGGCGCTTCGCCGGAGCGCCGCCCTTCGGCCGCTATGCCGGGATCGTCATCTCCTCGGAGGACGAGAAGGAAGCGTTCGAGACTGCGCGGGTCATCGGCCAGACCGCGCCCAAGGTCGAGGGCATGATGGTCCTCGGCCCCGCCCCCGCCCCGCTCGCCATGCTGCGCGGCCGCCACCGCCAGCGCCTCCTCGTCCATGCCCGCCGCGCGCTCGACGTGCAGAGCGTGATCCGCGACTGGCTGGGCGAGCGGGACTGGCCGAAAGGCGTGCGTGTTACCGTGGATGTCGATCCGTATTCCTTCCTCTAG
- a CDS encoding tetratricopeptide repeat protein: MRFLIFIAATLLIVAPADARWRRGESTNFIVYAEFSESRMREYVAELERFDGLLRRFSGLETVQSLNKLRIFVVRNQGRISRYLDGNMRVGGIYFSDPRGPYAIVPRRSAGYGRFRVTGQNVLFHEYTHHFMMQYFPTSYPAWYVEGFAEFYSTIRFRDDDEVELGFPARDNVPWLRLFPWIPHETLLSNRLRNNRMTYAQGWLLVHHAAFHRETREALNGYLRAISDGIEPSEAYSRNFGDWDPGLDEILTAYGTGRRIPVLRLVLDLPPSGPVEIEELTDDEAAIALLYAREGEQLNDRVEDLLEEYPDVPQLHVEAAISAIARQDYTTAIEAADTALAIDADHVEANIYKGVATLLSITAQASDDDTATAESEDTGEESADGAEFDVTAFFGFDAGEELAADPRWEQARGHFIRANNADHNNALALLYYYLSYPDREDRPDDAMAALNQAYQFVPQSPIIRLLLGREMLEDGRFEEAGAIVRPVAQDPHQSGSRIMALLIQELGAREAGFDQASAILEELRAEAEAAEAADAEAESQVAAAAEEEAPEVGDETDTVDDPVAGAVDSPATENDPER, translated from the coding sequence ATGCGGTTTCTGATCTTTATCGCGGCAACGCTGCTCATAGTCGCACCAGCCGATGCCCGGTGGCGCCGCGGGGAATCGACGAACTTCATCGTCTATGCCGAATTTTCAGAATCGCGCATGCGCGAATATGTTGCCGAGCTGGAGCGTTTCGATGGGCTTTTGCGGCGTTTCAGCGGTCTGGAAACAGTGCAATCCCTGAACAAGCTGCGGATATTCGTCGTCCGCAACCAGGGGCGGATTTCGCGCTATCTGGACGGGAATATGCGGGTCGGCGGCATCTATTTTTCCGATCCGCGCGGGCCTTACGCCATCGTCCCGCGGCGAAGCGCCGGCTATGGCCGGTTTCGCGTGACCGGCCAGAATGTTCTGTTTCACGAATATACGCACCATTTCATGATGCAGTATTTCCCGACCAGCTACCCGGCCTGGTATGTCGAGGGCTTCGCCGAATTCTACTCGACCATCCGCTTTCGCGACGACGATGAGGTGGAATTGGGATTCCCGGCGCGGGACAATGTCCCTTGGCTGCGCCTCTTTCCCTGGATTCCCCACGAAACCCTGCTTTCCAACAGGCTGCGCAACAATCGCATGACTTATGCGCAGGGATGGCTGCTCGTCCATCACGCCGCATTTCATCGCGAAACGCGCGAAGCCTTGAACGGCTATTTGCGGGCGATCAGCGACGGTATCGAGCCGAGCGAAGCCTATAGCCGGAATTTCGGTGACTGGGATCCCGGTCTCGACGAGATTCTGACCGCTTATGGAACGGGACGGCGAATTCCCGTCCTTCGCCTCGTCCTCGATCTGCCTCCGAGCGGCCCCGTCGAAATCGAGGAGCTGACCGACGACGAAGCCGCTATCGCTCTTCTGTACGCGCGCGAAGGAGAGCAGCTTAACGACCGCGTCGAAGACCTGCTCGAAGAATATCCCGATGTGCCTCAACTGCATGTCGAAGCCGCGATCTCGGCCATCGCGCGTCAGGATTATACGACTGCGATCGAAGCGGCCGATACGGCGCTGGCGATCGATGCCGACCATGTCGAGGCCAACATCTACAAGGGCGTCGCGACGCTTTTGTCGATCACCGCCCAAGCGAGCGATGACGATACCGCAACAGCTGAATCGGAGGACACAGGCGAGGAGTCCGCCGACGGGGCCGAATTCGACGTCACGGCATTCTTCGGATTCGATGCCGGGGAAGAGCTGGCCGCCGACCCCCGCTGGGAGCAAGCGCGCGGCCATTTCATCCGGGCCAACAATGCCGACCACAACAATGCATTGGCCCTGCTCTATTATTATCTGTCCTACCCGGATCGCGAAGACCGGCCCGACGATGCCATGGCGGCGCTCAATCAGGCCTATCAGTTCGTGCCGCAATCGCCGATCATCAGACTGCTTCTCGGTCGCGAAATGCTCGAGGACGGACGCTTCGAAGAAGCCGGTGCGATCGTCCGGCCGGTGGCGCAGGATCCGCACCAATCCGGCAGCCGGATCATGGCGTTGCTGATCCAGGAACTTGGCGCCCGCGAAGCCGGGTTCGATCAGGCCAGTGCCATTCTGGAAGAGCTCCGGGCCGAAGCCGAAGCTGCCGAGGCTGCGGATGCGGAAGCCGAATCCCAAGTGGCCGCGGCGGCCGAAGAGGAAGCGCCGGAAGTGGGAGACGAGACCGATACTGTGGACGATCCGGTCGCAGGGGCTGTCGACAGTCCGGCAACGGAAAACGATCCAGAGCGGTAG
- a CDS encoding tetratricopeptide repeat protein, translating to MMRWIGVLIATLCIPAAVDAAWHRAESDHFIIYAELSEDEIRERAIELESLDRVMRAMTGTPEQAAEVKLRVYMVTNYNAVVRYHGGGDVAGFYNPSMRGPFAVVPRRNVSSGTLGMTANHVLFHEYAHHFMYQYAPSTYPSWYVEGFAELFATAEIRDDGWVEIGRPLPRGVASFQWGRRLRYADILSNAQPNANMTYVQGWILVHYAAFDSEAGALLNRYLQALAQGTSGSEAYAATFGRLDEPLDRTLRDYGLGRRVPGIARRIEPIDPSTITITELSEVQAEIAMLFPRNPDRLERQVRRAVERYPNEAQAHVELARSLEADEDMEAAMRAIDRALQLDPDHVEANNMKGDQLIMAARATDDADDPNWELARQHYLRANRSDPRNARALHGYFDSYPDPQDRPDNAMAALESAFLLVPQNAHLRIDLARAYLDRGEYRDALDAIMPVVQTPHVEPGDEIVQIADAARRGLAVDSGTGASNAEETALEATE from the coding sequence ATGATGCGCTGGATCGGTGTTCTTATCGCGACGCTGTGCATACCCGCGGCTGTTGACGCTGCATGGCACCGGGCCGAGTCCGATCATTTCATCATATATGCCGAGCTGAGCGAGGATGAGATCCGCGAGCGCGCGATCGAACTGGAAAGCCTCGACCGAGTGATGCGAGCCATGACCGGCACGCCGGAACAAGCCGCAGAGGTCAAACTGCGCGTATACATGGTGACAAACTACAACGCCGTCGTCCGCTATCATGGCGGCGGAGACGTGGCCGGCTTTTACAATCCTTCGATGCGCGGTCCCTTTGCTGTGGTCCCGCGGCGCAATGTCAGTTCGGGCACGTTGGGCATGACGGCCAACCATGTGCTGTTCCATGAATATGCGCATCATTTCATGTATCAATATGCGCCGTCCACCTATCCCAGCTGGTATGTCGAAGGCTTTGCGGAGCTCTTCGCGACGGCCGAAATCCGGGACGATGGCTGGGTTGAGATCGGCCGCCCCTTGCCCCGTGGGGTAGCATCTTTCCAATGGGGCCGCCGGCTCCGCTATGCGGACATATTGTCCAACGCCCAGCCGAACGCGAACATGACCTATGTACAGGGCTGGATACTCGTCCATTACGCCGCGTTCGACAGCGAGGCAGGCGCGCTGCTGAACCGGTATCTGCAGGCGCTCGCGCAAGGCACAAGCGGATCCGAAGCCTATGCGGCCACGTTCGGGCGGCTTGACGAACCTTTGGACCGGACGCTCCGGGACTATGGCCTCGGGCGGCGGGTGCCGGGCATCGCCCGGCGGATCGAACCGATCGATCCGTCCACCATCACGATCACGGAGCTGTCCGAGGTCCAGGCCGAGATCGCGATGCTCTTCCCGCGCAATCCCGATCGGCTCGAGCGGCAGGTCAGACGGGCCGTCGAACGCTATCCGAACGAAGCGCAGGCGCATGTCGAACTCGCCAGGTCTCTGGAAGCCGACGAGGACATGGAGGCGGCCATGCGGGCGATCGACCGCGCGTTGCAACTCGATCCGGATCACGTCGAAGCCAACAATATGAAGGGCGATCAGCTGATCATGGCCGCGCGCGCGACCGATGACGCGGACGACCCCAACTGGGAATTGGCGCGGCAGCACTATCTGCGCGCCAACCGGTCCGATCCGCGGAACGCGCGCGCCTTGCACGGCTATTTTGATTCCTATCCGGACCCGCAAGACCGGCCTGATAACGCCATGGCTGCCCTGGAATCCGCCTTTTTGCTAGTTCCGCAGAACGCGCATTTGCGGATCGATCTGGCACGGGCCTATCTGGATCGCGGCGAATATCGTGACGCGCTCGACGCGATCATGCCGGTGGTCCAAACCCCGCACGTGGAACCCGGCGACGAAATCGTTCAGATCGCGGATGCTGCGCGCCGAGGCTTGGCGGTAGATTCCGGCACAGGCGCGTCGAACGCTGAGGAAACAGCCCTCGAAGCGACAGAATAG